Proteins from a genomic interval of Niabella soli DSM 19437:
- the rplC gene encoding 50S ribosomal protein L3 — protein MKGIIGKKLGMTSIYDPSGKQTACTIIEAGPCVVTQVKTTDSDGYNALQISFGDKKESRITQPEKNHFAKANTSAKKFSKEFRDYSLEKNIGDTITVDIFEEGDKVDVVGTTKGKGFQGVVKRHGFHGVGEQSHGQHDRQRAPGSLGNSSDASRVMKGMRMAGRMGGDRVKLKGLKVVKIFAEKNYILVSGSVPGHIGSIVYIQK, from the coding sequence ATGAAAGGTATTATTGGGAAAAAATTGGGAATGACCAGTATCTATGATCCTTCAGGTAAACAAACAGCCTGTACGATCATTGAAGCCGGTCCTTGTGTCGTAACGCAGGTAAAAACAACAGATTCAGACGGTTACAACGCACTGCAGATCTCTTTCGGCGATAAAAAAGAAAGTCGCATCACACAACCAGAGAAAAACCACTTCGCTAAAGCTAACACCTCCGCTAAAAAATTCTCAAAAGAATTCAGAGATTATTCCCTCGAAAAAAATATTGGTGATACCATTACTGTAGACATCTTCGAAGAAGGTGATAAAGTTGATGTTGTAGGTACTACAAAAGGTAAAGGTTTCCAGGGTGTTGTAAAACGTCATGGTTTCCACGGGGTAGGTGAGCAGTCGCACGGTCAGCATGATCGTCAGCGTGCTCCGGGTTCATTAGGTAACTCTTCCGACGCCAGCCGTGTAATGAAAGGTATGCGTATGGCCGGCCGTATGGGTGGCGACCGCGTAAAACTGAAAGGTTTGAAAGTGGTGAAGATCTTCGCTGAAAAAAATTACATTCTGGTTAGTGGTTCCGTACCGGGCCATATCGGTTCTATCGTTTATATCCAAAAGTAA
- the rpsJ gene encoding 30S ribosomal protein S10, producing MSQRIRIKLQSYDHNLVDKSAEKIVKTVRSTGAVVTGPIPLPTHRKIFTVLRSPHVNKKSREQFQLATHKRLLDIYTSSSRTVDALSKLDLPSGVEVEIKA from the coding sequence ATGTCACAGAGAATCAGAATTAAATTACAGTCTTACGATCACAACCTGGTTGATAAATCAGCAGAAAAAATCGTAAAAACAGTGCGCAGCACTGGTGCAGTTGTTACAGGGCCTATTCCTTTGCCCACGCATCGTAAAATTTTTACCGTTTTGCGTTCTCCGCACGTAAACAAAAAGAGCCGCGAGCAGTTTCAACTGGCTACACACAAAAGATTATTGGATATCTATACTTCTTCTTCCCGCACAGTAGACGCTTTGTCTAAGCTGGATTTGCCCAGCGGTGTGGAAGTGGAGATCAAAGCCTAA
- a CDS encoding leucine-rich repeat domain-containing protein, with amino-acid sequence MKKDILLLLIICFSINCEAQNLIPAKRNTIVYTSIDSAVKYKDSVLYLELKHDAILKTDLSLIAQLPNLTQLSLYGGGLTQIPESIYKLGNLRQLTISYNKISSIPKSILKLKKLEYLALNNTRVTEIPGWIKNMSSLKSLVLERNNITTLKNSPGLNRTLNYLSISNNQLKELPASFKAFSNLKKISPIISLPIYPAFCYR; translated from the coding sequence ATGAAAAAAGACATCCTTTTATTATTAATTATTTGTTTTTCAATTAATTGCGAAGCTCAAAATTTAATTCCGGCAAAACGCAATACTATAGTTTACACCAGTATAGATTCCGCCGTCAAATACAAGGACTCGGTTCTCTATCTTGAATTAAAACATGATGCCATCCTCAAAACAGATCTGAGCCTTATAGCACAACTGCCCAACCTGACCCAACTTTCGCTTTATGGCGGAGGGCTCACGCAGATACCCGAAAGCATTTACAAACTCGGCAACCTGCGCCAGCTTACCATCAGTTATAACAAAATAAGCAGTATCCCGAAAAGCATATTAAAGCTGAAAAAGCTGGAATATCTGGCGTTAAATAATACCAGGGTAACAGAAATCCCCGGCTGGATAAAAAACATGTCGTCTCTAAAATCACTTGTTCTTGAACGCAATAATATTACCACCCTTAAAAACAGCCCCGGGCTTAATAGAACACTTAACTATTTGAGTATCAGCAATAATCAGCTAAAAGAACTACCTGCTTCGTTTAAAGCCTTCTCTAATTTAAAGAAGATATCTCCCATAATAAGTTTACCCATTTACCCGGCATTCTGTTATCGCTAA
- a CDS encoding leucine-rich repeat domain-containing protein, giving the protein MLSLTSLEALDVSGNNLQMLPREIAALQELKQLKLDSNPFTQLPPLDSLKALEMLSISNDTVLSEIPSLPPSLKHLYAYNANNLRSIPKALRNCEQLKTLIVTNAHIDFAPSWIFELKKLNWLTLDGNRITSIPPVINIPELEYLNLDNNKIDSIPFSLFTLPKLKTLSINNNPVKHIPKAILQAGALKYFNIEKTRIASEEYTGIRIETANKSIIITADDKLKLLAYDRNRPCYSDDDSLLFNYEIFTKTEVPPRFNENTNDKIDFFNRSLLFPYIDSTGYKDQPFSDTVIVKFVVLPYGGITKVTTLVAKLKQTKQEALRLLKLSCTGWKPAVTGSRSVKAWCYTRFIFTQFYSGGIIQKKLSVQVIPQYP; this is encoded by the coding sequence CTGTTATCGCTAACATCGCTTGAAGCACTAGATGTATCCGGTAATAATCTGCAAATGCTTCCCAGGGAAATTGCTGCCTTACAGGAACTGAAACAACTTAAATTGGATAGCAATCCCTTTACACAACTGCCTCCATTAGACAGTTTAAAAGCATTGGAAATGCTTTCTATAAGTAATGATACGGTACTGTCTGAAATACCGTCATTGCCCCCATCACTTAAACATTTGTATGCCTATAACGCCAATAATCTCAGGAGCATTCCTAAAGCGCTCCGGAACTGCGAACAGTTGAAAACATTGATTGTCACCAATGCACACATTGACTTTGCGCCGTCCTGGATATTTGAGTTAAAAAAATTGAATTGGCTGACACTCGATGGAAATCGCATCACTAGTATTCCCCCGGTTATAAATATACCGGAATTAGAGTATCTGAATTTAGATAATAATAAAATAGATTCAATCCCCTTTTCCCTTTTTACACTCCCTAAATTAAAGACCCTGTCTATAAACAATAACCCGGTAAAACATATCCCAAAAGCGATTTTACAAGCAGGGGCGCTAAAATATTTTAATATTGAAAAAACACGGATAGCCAGTGAAGAATACACCGGGATCAGGATAGAAACGGCAAACAAGTCCATTATAATAACTGCGGACGATAAACTAAAATTATTAGCCTACGACAGAAACAGGCCCTGCTATTCAGACGATGACAGCCTTTTGTTCAATTACGAAATATTTACAAAAACGGAAGTGCCCCCAAGATTTAACGAAAACACAAATGATAAAATTGATTTTTTTAACCGATCACTCCTTTTCCCGTACATTGATTCAACAGGATACAAAGACCAACCGTTCTCAGATACGGTAATTGTAAAGTTTGTTGTGCTACCCTACGGCGGCATCACCAAAGTAACTACTTTGGTTGCCAAACTGAAGCAAACCAAACAGGAGGCGCTGCGATTGTTAAAGCTCTCCTGCACCGGCTGGAAACCGGCTGTTACAGGCAGCAGAAGCGTGAAAGCATGGTGTTATACACGGTTTATATTTACCCAATTTTACAGTGGTGGTATTATTCAAAAGAAATTATCCGTGCAGGTTATTCCGCAGTACCCATAG
- a CDS encoding phosphatidylinositol-specific phospholipase C/glycerophosphodiester phosphodiesterase family protein gives MRKLLLAFCLCIAANAFAQPKIYTVQNAHSHNDYEQKRPFWLAYEHRFGSIEADVFLRPNELLVAHNEKEIRPDRTLRSLYLDPLKSMILKNKGAVYPDPKRQLVLLIDCKIDGVATVAEIIRELKAYPDIINNKRVRIVITGNQPSKDSLFTYPSFIWFDGDLTYNYTKKNLARVALFSANFRDYSKWDGTGTLDAASKLVLEREIAKARRAGKTVRFWGAPDTPNAWKTFEALGVGYINTDKIAELTEFVHQ, from the coding sequence ATGAGAAAACTGTTGCTTGCTTTTTGTCTTTGTATTGCTGCTAATGCTTTTGCGCAACCAAAGATCTACACCGTTCAAAATGCACATTCCCACAATGACTATGAACAGAAAAGGCCTTTCTGGCTGGCTTATGAACATCGGTTCGGTTCAATAGAAGCGGATGTGTTTTTGCGACCCAACGAGCTGTTGGTGGCGCATAACGAAAAAGAGATCCGGCCAGACCGGACGCTGAGGAGTCTTTACCTGGATCCTTTGAAATCAATGATCCTTAAGAATAAAGGAGCCGTATATCCCGACCCCAAAAGACAGTTGGTGCTCCTGATCGATTGCAAAATTGACGGCGTTGCCACCGTAGCTGAAATTATCAGGGAGCTGAAAGCGTACCCGGATATCATTAATAATAAGCGGGTGCGGATCGTAATAACCGGTAATCAGCCCTCCAAGGACTCTTTGTTTACGTATCCCTCTTTTATCTGGTTTGATGGGGATCTTACCTATAACTATACCAAGAAGAATCTTGCCAGGGTTGCGCTTTTCAGTGCTAATTTCAGGGACTATTCCAAATGGGATGGTACCGGTACTTTAGATGCGGCTTCCAAACTGGTGTTGGAGCGGGAGATCGCCAAAGCGCGCCGGGCCGGCAAAACAGTCCGTTTCTGGGGGGCTCCGGACACGCCCAATGCCTGGAAAACCTTTGAAGCATTAGGGGTTGGGTATATTAATACTGATAAGATCGCGGAGCTGACGGAATTCGTGCACCAATAA
- the def gene encoding peptide deformylase — MPILTTFASMILPIVAYGNPVLRKVAEDIDAGYPELQSLIESMWETMYASNGVGLAAPQINRSIRLFVVDSRQIIENLEDDEKDLYPGDEGIRQVFINAYVEEMEGALWSYNEGCLSIPKIREDVRRNETVTITYQDEDFQEYTQTFSGITARVILHEYDHIEGKLFIDYLPPLKKKLIKSKLNDIANGKIRVDYKMSFS, encoded by the coding sequence ATGCCAATTCTTACTACCTTTGCATCTATGATTTTACCCATTGTTGCCTACGGCAATCCTGTTTTAAGAAAAGTGGCGGAAGATATTGACGCTGGCTATCCTGAGTTGCAATCACTTATTGAATCGATGTGGGAAACCATGTACGCCAGCAACGGCGTAGGCCTTGCTGCCCCGCAAATTAACCGGTCCATCCGTCTTTTTGTAGTGGATAGCCGGCAGATCATCGAAAATCTTGAGGATGATGAAAAGGACCTCTATCCTGGTGATGAAGGTATCCGCCAGGTGTTTATTAATGCTTATGTAGAAGAAATGGAGGGGGCGCTCTGGAGTTACAATGAGGGATGCCTGAGCATTCCTAAAATACGGGAAGATGTACGCCGCAATGAAACCGTAACAATAACCTACCAGGATGAAGATTTTCAGGAGTATACCCAAACCTTTAGTGGTATTACGGCGCGGGTCATTCTCCATGAATATGATCATATCGAAGGGAAATTATTTATTGATTACCTGCCGCCTTTAAAAAAGAAACTGATAAAAAGTAAGCTGAACGATATTGCCAACGGGAAGATACGGGTGGATTATAAAATGTCTTTCAGTTAA
- the ruvX gene encoding Holliday junction resolvase RuvX: protein MARILAIDYGLKRTGIAVTDPLQIIATGLTTIDSKELIPFLKKYTGEEPVEKIIMGEPKNWDDSDTHGTPLVRKAVKEIKKHFPAMPLELVDERYTSKMAKDAMLEMGLKKMQRRNKALVDEIAATIILQEYLGRNA from the coding sequence TTGGCTAGAATTCTCGCAATCGACTATGGTTTAAAACGCACCGGCATCGCAGTTACCGATCCGTTGCAAATTATAGCAACAGGGCTCACAACGATCGATTCTAAAGAGCTGATCCCTTTTCTGAAAAAATATACCGGGGAGGAGCCCGTTGAAAAAATTATCATGGGCGAGCCCAAGAACTGGGATGATTCTGATACGCATGGCACTCCTTTGGTAAGAAAAGCAGTTAAAGAGATAAAAAAACATTTTCCTGCAATGCCCCTGGAATTGGTGGATGAACGTTATACCTCCAAAATGGCTAAGGACGCCATGCTGGAAATGGGATTGAAGAAAATGCAGCGAAGGAATAAGGCGCTGGTGGATGAAATTGCGGCTACGATTATATTGCAGGAATACCTGGGGCGGAATGCTTGA
- a CDS encoding UbiA-like polyprenyltransferase, protein MSVAKNYLSLVKFSHTIFAMPFAFIGFFLGVRSLDISDESPNATGIMPTMWNKSIYFFREKGWLFLLVLLCMVLARNAAMSFNRYLDRRFDALNPRTAVREIPAGVLPAKRVLGFTVVNSLLFIMATYFINTICFFLSPVALLVVLGYSYTKRFTALCHLVLGLGLSLAPIGAYLAVTGTFALLPVLFSFAVLFWVSGFDIIYALQDEAFDRTNELYSIPSKLGGKKALQVSTVLHLLSAAAVVFAGISGHFGWVYWCGVAVFIGMLIYQHSIVKPNDLRKVNLAFMTANGIASVVFAVLVIADMFLVHGL, encoded by the coding sequence ATGTCAGTTGCAAAAAATTATCTGAGCCTGGTAAAATTCTCGCATACTATTTTTGCGATGCCTTTTGCGTTTATAGGTTTTTTCCTGGGGGTTCGCAGTCTGGATATAAGTGATGAGTCGCCCAATGCCACGGGGATCATGCCCACCATGTGGAATAAATCCATTTATTTTTTCAGGGAAAAAGGCTGGTTGTTTTTGCTGGTTCTATTATGTATGGTGCTGGCGCGAAACGCGGCCATGTCGTTTAACCGTTACCTGGATCGCCGGTTTGATGCCTTAAATCCCCGTACCGCGGTGCGCGAGATTCCCGCAGGTGTTTTGCCCGCCAAAAGAGTATTGGGATTTACGGTTGTAAACAGTTTATTGTTTATTATGGCCACCTATTTTATTAATACTATTTGTTTCTTTTTATCACCTGTAGCATTATTGGTGGTGCTGGGGTATAGCTACACCAAGCGTTTTACCGCTTTATGTCACCTGGTGCTGGGGCTGGGGTTGTCATTAGCGCCTATTGGCGCTTATTTGGCTGTTACCGGAACATTTGCCCTGCTACCGGTCTTGTTTTCTTTTGCTGTGTTGTTTTGGGTGAGTGGTTTTGATATTATTTACGCCCTGCAGGACGAAGCCTTTGACCGTACAAATGAGTTATATTCCATTCCCTCAAAACTGGGCGGTAAAAAAGCCCTGCAGGTTTCAACCGTTTTGCATTTGCTTAGTGCCGCTGCAGTAGTTTTTGCCGGTATCAGCGGGCATTTTGGCTGGGTCTATTGGTGCGGGGTGGCTGTATTTATCGGCATGCTTATTTATCAGCACAGTATTGTAAAACCCAACGACCTCCGGAAGGTGAACCTGGCGTTTATGACGGCCAATGGCATTGCTTCGGTAGTTTTTGCGGTATTGGTCATCGCGGACATGTTTCTGGTTCATGGTTTATAG